From a single Micromonospora sp. WMMD1102 genomic region:
- a CDS encoding DUF3151 domain-containing protein yields the protein MQNLLPEPPATLLPGDDAAEAALAAARATDTDEAYASVAAQHPTFSAAWGILGARALGSGQVVAAYAYARTGYHRGLDQLRRSGWKGHGPVPWSHEPNRGFLRCLYVLSRAAGEIGESDEAARCAQFLRDCDPAAGDALSSS from the coding sequence ATGCAGAACCTCTTGCCCGAGCCGCCGGCCACCCTCCTGCCCGGAGACGACGCGGCCGAGGCTGCACTCGCCGCCGCGCGGGCGACGGACACCGACGAGGCGTATGCCTCGGTCGCCGCACAGCACCCGACGTTCAGCGCGGCCTGGGGGATCCTGGGCGCGCGGGCGCTCGGCTCCGGCCAGGTCGTCGCCGCCTACGCGTACGCGCGCACCGGCTACCACCGGGGGCTGGACCAGCTCCGCCGCAGCGGCTGGAAGGGACACGGCCCGGTGCCGTGGAGCCACGAGCCGAACCGGGGGTTCCTCCGCTGCCTGTACGTGCTGTCCCGGGCGGCGGGTGAGATCGGCGAGTCCGACGAGGCGGCCCGCTGCGCCCAGTTCCTCCGCGACTGCGACCCCGCTGCCGGCGACGCCCTCTCCAGCAGCTGA
- the fbaA gene encoding class II fructose-bisphosphate aldolase, with amino-acid sequence MPIASPEVYAEMLDRAKAGRYAYPAINVTSSQTLNAALRGFADAESDGIIQVSTGGAEYLSGPTVKDMVTGAVAFAAYAREVARNYPVNIALHTDHCPKDKLDKFVRPLMAISKERVARGEEPLFQSHMWDGSAVPVAENLEIASQLLDEAAAGHIVLEIEVGVVGGEEDGVENAINEKLYTTVEDGIAMVDALGLGEKGRYMAALTFGNVHGVYKPGNVKLRPEILNEIQQAVGAKYNKGDKPLSLVFHGGSGSLLEEIREALDYGVVKMNIDTDTQYTFTRPVADHMFRNYDGVLKVDGEVGNKKMYDPRVWGKAAEAGMAQRVVEACEHLRSTGTTLAK; translated from the coding sequence ATGCCCATCGCTTCCCCCGAGGTCTACGCCGAGATGCTGGACCGGGCCAAGGCGGGCCGGTATGCGTACCCGGCGATCAACGTGACGTCCTCGCAGACTCTGAACGCGGCGCTGCGCGGCTTCGCCGACGCGGAGAGCGACGGCATCATCCAGGTCTCCACCGGTGGCGCGGAGTACCTCTCCGGCCCGACGGTCAAGGACATGGTGACCGGTGCGGTGGCCTTCGCCGCGTACGCCCGCGAGGTGGCCAGGAACTACCCGGTCAACATCGCGCTGCACACCGACCACTGCCCCAAGGACAAGCTCGACAAGTTCGTCCGCCCGCTGATGGCGATCTCCAAGGAGCGGGTGGCGCGCGGCGAGGAGCCGCTGTTCCAGTCGCACATGTGGGACGGTTCCGCCGTGCCGGTGGCGGAGAACCTGGAGATCGCGTCGCAGCTGCTCGACGAGGCGGCGGCCGGGCACATCGTGCTGGAAATCGAGGTCGGCGTGGTCGGCGGCGAGGAGGACGGCGTCGAGAACGCGATCAACGAGAAGCTCTACACCACGGTCGAGGACGGCATCGCCATGGTCGACGCGCTCGGCCTGGGCGAGAAGGGCCGCTACATGGCGGCGCTGACCTTCGGCAACGTGCACGGCGTCTACAAGCCCGGCAACGTCAAGCTCCGGCCGGAGATCCTGAACGAGATCCAGCAGGCGGTCGGCGCCAAGTACAACAAGGGTGACAAGCCGCTCAGCCTGGTCTTCCACGGCGGCTCCGGCTCGCTGCTGGAGGAGATCCGCGAGGCGCTGGACTACGGCGTGGTGAAGATGAACATCGACACCGACACGCAGTACACCTTCACCCGGCCGGTCGCGGACCACATGTTCCGCAACTACGACGGGGTGCTGAAGGTCGACGGCGAGGTCGGCAACAAGAAGATGTACGACCCGCGGGTCTGGGGCAAGGCGGCCGAGGCGGGCATGGCGCAGCGGGTCGTCGAGGCGTGCGAGCACCTGCGCTCGACCGGTACGACGCTGGCCAAGTAA
- a CDS encoding phage holin family protein, translating to MGFLVRLVIGALALWITSLVVPGIELTGRSALDNALTVLVVALIFGVVNAVLKPVIRVVGCVFYVLTLGLFALVVNALLFLLTDWIAQVFDLPFSIDGFWPAFFGAIVMAVVTWLLGVVWPGRSER from the coding sequence GTGGGCTTCCTGGTCAGGCTGGTGATCGGCGCGCTGGCGCTGTGGATCACCAGCCTCGTGGTGCCCGGCATCGAGTTGACCGGGCGCTCCGCACTGGACAACGCACTGACCGTACTCGTGGTGGCGCTCATCTTCGGCGTGGTCAACGCGGTGCTGAAGCCGGTGATCCGGGTCGTCGGCTGCGTCTTCTACGTGCTCACGCTGGGGCTTTTCGCGCTTGTGGTCAACGCGCTGCTCTTCCTGCTCACCGACTGGATCGCGCAGGTGTTCGACCTGCCGTTCTCCATCGACGGCTTCTGGCCGGCCTTCTTCGGCGCGATCGTGATGGCGGTGGTGACCTGGTTGCTCGGTGTCGTCTGGCCGGGCCGGTCCGAACGCTGA
- a CDS encoding glycosyltransferase family 4 protein: MLVDNGVDGDSRVQKQARSAADAGWEVILLGRSPSGEPRSWRLGGARVRLLPMPEPLFRRRHQYRRAWLRWPLGYPPNGIAEYRAQQVAAWRADLRFREAQLVLAARDGRRDRAAELLLRLRLVLAAVADRWVWVRTKMHNRGRYGRRYRNPWDRAYTLFWQLTMGDGAWRRLEPGLWDYELAYGPVLDELTPDLIHANDFRMLGVGARAKIRAAAAGRSVKLVWDAHEFLPGIRPWQRHVRWLPAMRAHEREYAPYADAVVTVSEALADLLRAEHQLAEQPAVVLNAPAAEHAPAAGRGRVVERGPTGVRDPVPDLRQRCGIGRDVPLVVYSGSAAEQRGLRTMVDALPELPGVHTALVVNPDLPYVRKLVAHAGRIGVADRLHVLPYVAHWQVVPFLSGADVGAIPIHHWPNHEIALITKFFEYAHARLPLVVSDVRTMAGTVRETGLGEVFRARDVADYARAVRAVLADPVRYRAGYDRPGLLAGWTWAAQAETLTGLYHRLLTAGAVPAGTPEPPVPAAQR; the protein is encoded by the coding sequence ATGCTTGTCGACAACGGTGTCGACGGCGACTCCCGGGTGCAGAAGCAGGCCCGGTCGGCGGCGGACGCCGGCTGGGAGGTGATCCTGCTCGGCCGCTCGCCGAGCGGGGAGCCGCGGAGCTGGCGGCTCGGCGGGGCCCGGGTCCGGCTGCTGCCGATGCCGGAGCCGCTGTTCCGGCGGCGCCACCAGTACCGGCGGGCCTGGCTGCGCTGGCCGCTCGGCTATCCGCCGAACGGGATCGCCGAATACCGGGCCCAGCAGGTCGCGGCCTGGCGGGCGGACCTGCGGTTCCGGGAGGCCCAGCTCGTCCTGGCCGCCCGGGACGGCCGGCGTGACCGGGCGGCGGAACTCCTGCTCCGGCTCCGGCTGGTGCTGGCCGCCGTGGCCGACCGCTGGGTCTGGGTCCGGACGAAGATGCACAACCGGGGCCGCTACGGCCGCCGCTACCGCAACCCGTGGGACCGCGCGTACACGCTCTTCTGGCAGTTGACCATGGGCGACGGGGCGTGGCGGCGGCTGGAACCGGGGCTGTGGGACTACGAGCTGGCGTACGGTCCGGTGCTGGACGAGCTGACGCCGGACCTGATCCACGCCAACGACTTCCGGATGCTCGGGGTGGGTGCCCGAGCGAAGATCAGGGCAGCCGCCGCCGGCCGGTCGGTCAAGCTCGTCTGGGACGCCCACGAGTTCCTGCCGGGCATCCGGCCGTGGCAGCGGCACGTCCGCTGGCTACCTGCGATGCGGGCGCACGAGCGCGAGTACGCGCCGTACGCCGACGCGGTGGTCACCGTCTCCGAGGCGCTCGCCGACCTGCTCCGCGCCGAGCACCAGCTGGCCGAGCAGCCGGCGGTGGTGCTGAACGCCCCCGCTGCCGAGCACGCCCCGGCTGCCGGGCGTGGTCGCGTCGTCGAGCGCGGCCCGACCGGGGTGCGGGACCCGGTGCCGGACCTGCGGCAGCGCTGCGGGATCGGGCGCGACGTGCCGTTGGTCGTCTACAGCGGCAGCGCCGCCGAACAGCGCGGTTTGCGGACCATGGTCGACGCGCTGCCCGAACTGCCCGGGGTGCACACCGCACTTGTGGTGAACCCCGACCTCCCGTACGTGCGAAAGCTCGTCGCGCACGCCGGCCGGATCGGGGTGGCCGACCGGCTGCACGTGCTGCCGTACGTCGCGCACTGGCAGGTGGTGCCGTTCCTGTCCGGCGCGGACGTCGGGGCGATCCCGATCCACCACTGGCCCAACCACGAGATCGCGCTGATCACCAAGTTCTTCGAGTACGCGCACGCCCGGCTGCCGCTGGTGGTCAGTGACGTCAGGACGATGGCCGGTACCGTCCGGGAGACCGGGCTGGGCGAGGTCTTCCGAGCCCGGGACGTGGCCGACTACGCCCGCGCGGTCCGGGCGGTCCTCGCGGACCCGGTACGCTACCGGGCCGGGTACGACCGGCCGGGGCTGCTGGCGGGCTGGACCTGGGCGGCCCAGGCGGAGACCCTCACCGGGCTCTACCACCGGCTGCTCACCGCCGGGGCGGTGCCGGCGGGTACGCCGGAGCCACCGGTGCCGGCCGCTCAGCGGTAG
- a CDS encoding LCP family protein: MSDDIRAAEDELRAAFTRYEALIPDAGPLRAAIDARVVRRRRRRRAARLGGVALAMLGVLAVPTLGRTVGEPPVAQVAATPVASDPTGPAEPLDFLVLGVDGGDGRRNGHRADTVLMVHVPADRSRLYLVSLPRDLGVEVPGHGFGKLSGAFYLGSHRPGGRPDLAAGAALTGRTVTALTGVRFDATATLTYAGLRQLTDAVGGVRVCLPRQVDSAHTERVFPAGCQRLDGAAAQDLLRQRYRLEQGAHDRDRNGQRFAEALLHQVTDPANGLDPIRVAQIVHALGRQLTLDLAGMSAPDLFGTLRTVAAADAVGIGWTYHPDRGPVRAVESLDPAESRALFEAFRRDTLADWITEHPDRVTR; encoded by the coding sequence ATGAGCGACGACATCCGGGCCGCCGAGGACGAACTGCGGGCGGCGTTCACCCGGTACGAGGCACTGATTCCGGATGCCGGGCCGTTGCGCGCGGCGATCGACGCCCGGGTGGTACGCCGTCGCCGTCGGCGCCGGGCCGCCCGGCTCGGTGGGGTCGCCCTCGCCATGCTCGGCGTGCTGGCGGTGCCGACGCTCGGGCGTACCGTCGGGGAGCCGCCGGTGGCGCAGGTCGCCGCGACACCGGTGGCGTCCGACCCGACCGGCCCGGCCGAGCCGCTGGACTTCCTCGTCCTCGGCGTCGACGGCGGGGACGGCCGGCGCAACGGCCACCGCGCGGACACGGTGCTGATGGTGCACGTACCGGCGGACCGGAGCCGGCTGTACCTGGTCTCGCTACCCCGGGACCTCGGGGTCGAGGTGCCCGGGCACGGTTTCGGGAAGCTGAGCGGCGCCTTCTACCTCGGCAGCCACCGACCTGGCGGCCGTCCCGACCTGGCGGCCGGGGCCGCGCTGACCGGGCGGACCGTGACCGCACTCACCGGGGTACGGTTCGACGCGACCGCCACCCTGACCTACGCCGGGCTGCGCCAGCTCACCGACGCGGTCGGCGGGGTACGGGTCTGCCTGCCGAGGCAGGTGGACTCGGCGCACACCGAGCGGGTCTTCCCGGCCGGCTGCCAGCGGCTCGACGGTGCCGCCGCACAGGACCTGCTCCGCCAGCGGTACCGGCTGGAGCAGGGGGCGCACGACCGGGACCGCAACGGTCAGCGGTTCGCCGAGGCGCTGCTGCACCAGGTCACCGACCCGGCCAACGGACTCGACCCGATCCGGGTCGCCCAGATCGTGCACGCGCTCGGCCGGCAGCTGACCCTGGACCTGGCTGGGATGAGCGCCCCGGACCTGTTCGGCACGCTGCGTACGGTGGCCGCGGCGGACGCCGTGGGTATCGGCTGGACGTACCACCCGGACCGGGGGCCGGTGCGTGCGGTGGAGAGCCTGGACCCGGCCGAGAGCCGCGCCCTGTTCGAGGCGTTCCGCCGGGACACCCTGGCCGACTGGATCACGGAACATCCGGACCGGGTCACCCGCTGA
- a CDS encoding SigE family RNA polymerase sigma factor, producing the protein MTYEEFADSRLTALLRYAVMLTGDPHLAQDLVQETMVRVQLNWRRVNRADAPERYVRRMLTNQYLDWQRGSWVRRVLLRAEPDETTTAARADHAEITVERDQVWSWLSRLPRRQRAALVLRYYEDLPDAEIAEVLGCAVGTVRSAISRALATLRAEFVEV; encoded by the coding sequence GTGACGTACGAGGAGTTCGCCGACTCCAGACTCACCGCGCTGCTGCGCTACGCGGTGATGCTGACCGGCGATCCCCATCTCGCCCAGGATCTCGTGCAGGAGACGATGGTGCGGGTCCAGCTCAACTGGCGGCGGGTGAACCGGGCCGACGCGCCGGAACGGTACGTACGCCGGATGCTGACGAACCAGTACCTCGACTGGCAGCGCGGCTCCTGGGTACGCCGGGTGCTGCTGCGCGCCGAGCCCGACGAGACGACGACGGCGGCACGGGCCGACCACGCCGAGATTACGGTGGAGCGGGACCAGGTGTGGAGCTGGCTGTCCCGGCTGCCCCGCCGACAGCGCGCCGCGCTCGTGCTCCGCTACTACGAGGACCTGCCGGACGCCGAGATCGCCGAGGTGCTCGGCTGCGCGGTCGGAACCGTCCGCTCGGCCATCTCGCGTGCTCTCGCCACCCTTCGTGCCGAATTCGTGGAGGTCTGA
- a CDS encoding 3' terminal RNA ribose 2'-O-methyltransferase Hen1 yields MLITVTTTHRPATDLGYLLVKHPDRVHTFGMPTGTAYVVFPEAGTERCTAALLLDVDPLALAGARSRRGRSGRGGNPTPDGFTLGQYVNDRGYAASSLLSSALSTVFRSALRGNSKDRPELAATPIPLELRVPALRCRGGAELAGKLFAPLGWTVAAAPIPLDPGRPDWGDSRYVDLTLTGTVRLADALNHLYVLLPVLDDAKHYWVAPDEIDKLLRAGAGWLADHPERGLITRRYLAHRRALAGAALARLAEQRLVDEPADLDSVVEGPDRVLDEDAGLPGTVDRQPLAALRRAAVLAALDAAGASRVLDLGCGGGALLAELVRNRRYTEIVGTDVSSRSLALAERRLRLDRLPARQRERIKLWQSALTYRDDRLRGYDAAVLMEVVEHLDPPRLPALEAAVFGHARPETVVVTTPNVEYNVRYPGLAAGGFRHTDHRFEWTRAEFARWAGTVAAGYGYAVTVSGVGADDPEVGSPTQLALFTRSTPQPPRGTPEAHTPPDHGTTPEAHTPPETTTASGGGGDR; encoded by the coding sequence GTGTTGATCACCGTTACCACCACCCACCGCCCCGCCACCGACCTGGGCTACCTGCTGGTGAAGCATCCCGACCGGGTGCACACCTTCGGGATGCCCACCGGTACGGCGTACGTGGTGTTCCCGGAGGCCGGCACCGAACGCTGCACCGCGGCCCTGCTGCTCGACGTCGACCCGCTGGCCCTGGCCGGCGCACGGTCCCGGCGGGGAAGGTCCGGCCGGGGCGGCAACCCGACGCCGGACGGCTTCACCCTCGGCCAGTACGTCAACGACCGCGGGTACGCCGCCTCCAGCCTGCTCTCCTCCGCCCTGTCCACAGTGTTCCGGTCCGCACTGCGCGGGAACTCGAAGGACCGGCCGGAGCTGGCCGCCACCCCGATCCCGCTGGAGCTGCGGGTGCCCGCCCTGCGCTGCCGGGGCGGGGCCGAACTGGCCGGGAAGCTCTTCGCCCCGCTGGGCTGGACGGTGGCCGCCGCGCCGATCCCGCTGGACCCCGGCCGTCCCGACTGGGGCGACAGCCGCTACGTCGACCTCACCCTGACCGGCACGGTACGACTGGCCGACGCCCTCAACCACCTCTACGTACTGCTGCCGGTACTCGACGACGCCAAGCACTACTGGGTGGCGCCGGACGAGATCGACAAGCTGCTCCGGGCCGGTGCGGGCTGGTTGGCCGACCACCCGGAACGGGGCCTGATCACCCGCCGCTACCTGGCACACCGGCGGGCCCTGGCCGGTGCCGCCCTGGCCCGCCTGGCCGAGCAGCGGCTGGTCGACGAGCCGGCCGACCTGGATTCCGTCGTGGAGGGTCCGGACCGGGTGCTGGACGAGGATGCCGGACTGCCGGGCACGGTCGACCGGCAGCCGCTCGCGGCGCTGCGCCGGGCCGCCGTACTCGCCGCGCTGGACGCCGCCGGTGCCAGCCGGGTGCTCGACCTCGGCTGCGGCGGCGGGGCGCTGCTGGCCGAGCTGGTGCGCAACCGCCGGTACACCGAGATCGTCGGCACCGACGTCTCGTCCCGGAGCCTGGCGCTCGCGGAACGGCGGCTCCGGCTGGACCGGCTGCCGGCCCGGCAGCGCGAGCGGATCAAGCTGTGGCAGTCCGCGCTGACCTACCGGGACGACCGGCTGCGCGGGTACGACGCCGCAGTGCTGATGGAGGTGGTCGAACACCTCGACCCGCCGCGCCTGCCGGCGTTGGAGGCCGCGGTCTTCGGGCACGCCCGGCCGGAGACGGTGGTGGTGACGACCCCGAACGTCGAGTACAACGTGCGGTATCCGGGGCTGGCCGCGGGTGGTTTCCGGCACACCGACCACCGGTTCGAGTGGACCCGGGCCGAGTTCGCGCGATGGGCCGGCACGGTCGCGGCCGGCTACGGCTACGCCGTCACGGTCAGCGGAGTCGGCGCCGACGACCCCGAGGTCGGCTCCCCGACGCAGCTCGCGCTCTTCACCCGCAGCACGCCCCAGCCACCCCGCGGCACGCCCGAAGCCCACACCCCGCCCGACCACGGCACCACACCCGAAGCCCACACCCCGCCCGAAACCACCACCGCATCCGGAGGAGGAGGCGACCGATGA
- a CDS encoding VTT domain-containing protein: MPTPTTTLALGPDWLDPEWLISTFGLLGILAIVFAESGLLIGFFLPGDSLLFTAGLLTADGHITYPLWLVCLLITIAAIAGDQVGYAFGKKVGPALFRRPNSRLFKQENLLKAHDFFEKYGARSVVLARFVPIVRTFTPIVAGVSGMRYRTFVIYNVIGGILWGTGVTVLGYFLGQIPFVKANIEMILIGIVFVSVVPIIIELLRARLAAKRGTTPAERSELEHAAQEAQRHRQGY, from the coding sequence GTGCCGACGCCCACCACCACGCTGGCCCTGGGTCCGGATTGGCTGGATCCGGAGTGGTTGATCTCGACTTTCGGGCTGCTCGGCATCCTGGCCATCGTCTTCGCCGAGTCCGGCCTGTTGATCGGCTTCTTCCTGCCCGGCGACTCGCTGCTCTTCACCGCCGGTCTGCTGACCGCCGACGGCCACATCACCTACCCGCTGTGGCTGGTCTGCCTGCTGATCACGATCGCCGCGATCGCCGGTGACCAGGTCGGGTACGCGTTCGGCAAGAAGGTCGGCCCGGCGCTGTTCCGCCGCCCGAACTCGCGGCTGTTCAAGCAGGAGAACCTGCTCAAGGCGCACGACTTCTTCGAGAAGTACGGCGCCCGATCGGTGGTGCTGGCCCGGTTCGTGCCGATCGTCCGTACCTTCACCCCGATCGTCGCCGGGGTCAGCGGAATGCGCTACCGCACCTTCGTGATCTACAACGTGATCGGCGGCATCCTCTGGGGCACCGGGGTCACCGTCCTCGGCTACTTCCTCGGCCAGATCCCGTTCGTCAAGGCGAACATCGAGATGATCCTGATCGGCATCGTCTTCGTCTCGGTGGTCCCGATCATCATCGAGCTGCTCCGGGCCCGGCTGGCCGCCAAGCGCGGCACCACCCCGGCCGAGCGGTCCGAGCTGGAGCACGCCGCCCAGGAGGCGCAGCGGCACCGCCAGGGCTACTGA
- a CDS encoding class II aldolase/adducin family protein, translating into MNYLRGDLRDQLAYVGREVVRTGLVTGSGGNLSARMPDGDSCWVTARGTWLDRLDLTSFVRVRISDGSVLADHPGRPDESLRSGEPPANAGPAQPSRPTGQAGPGGGTPGGTTLPAQRPPDGACRCAPAVDAREILPTSELELHLATYRVRPDVNAIVHLHPQTALLLDALGERIRLVTTDHGFYLRRVARVPFRLPGSTELAGLAAEATRDGTNCLVLSRHGCSVLADSVELAHKRAANLEEAARLTYQALVAGRLSGLPELPAEFLARIEGGATSV; encoded by the coding sequence GTGAACTATCTCCGCGGAGACCTGCGGGATCAGCTCGCGTACGTCGGACGGGAGGTCGTCCGGACCGGTCTGGTGACCGGCTCCGGCGGCAACCTGTCCGCCCGGATGCCCGACGGCGATTCCTGCTGGGTGACCGCTCGCGGCACCTGGCTGGACCGGCTTGACCTTACGTCCTTCGTCCGTGTCCGCATATCGGACGGGTCGGTCCTCGCGGACCACCCGGGACGGCCGGACGAGTCGCTCCGCTCCGGAGAGCCGCCCGCGAACGCCGGCCCGGCACAGCCGAGCCGGCCGACCGGGCAGGCCGGACCGGGCGGTGGCACCCCGGGCGGTACGACGCTGCCCGCGCAACGGCCTCCGGACGGCGCCTGCCGCTGCGCGCCGGCCGTCGACGCGCGGGAGATCCTGCCGACCAGCGAGTTGGAGCTGCACCTCGCCACCTACCGGGTCCGGCCGGACGTCAACGCGATCGTGCACCTGCACCCGCAGACCGCGCTGCTGCTCGACGCGCTCGGCGAGCGGATCCGGCTGGTCACCACCGACCACGGCTTCTACCTGCGCCGGGTCGCCCGGGTGCCGTTCCGGCTGCCCGGCAGCACCGAACTGGCCGGGTTGGCCGCCGAGGCGACCCGGGACGGCACCAACTGCCTGGTGCTGAGCCGGCACGGCTGCTCGGTGCTGGCCGACAGCGTGGAGCTGGCGCACAAGCGGGCCGCCAACCTCGAGGAGGCGGCCCGGCTGACCTACCAGGCGCTCGTCGCCGGGCGGCTGTCCGGGTTGCCGGAGCTGCCCGCCGAGTTCCTGGCCCGGATCGAGGGCGGCGCGACCAGCGTGTGA
- a CDS encoding metalloregulator ArsR/SmtB family transcription factor: protein MEYVGTALAEMTMPQISPLAGEPIERADAERLAGVLKALADPARLRLLSLIQSAPEGEACVCDLTAPLGLSQPTVSHHLRILTEAGLLEREKRGVWAYYRLVPTAIATIADLLTPPRKRATKKAR from the coding sequence ATGGAATACGTGGGAACTGCGTTGGCCGAAATGACTATGCCTCAGATCTCGCCGCTTGCCGGCGAGCCGATCGAGCGAGCCGATGCTGAGCGGCTGGCAGGGGTCCTCAAGGCCCTTGCCGACCCCGCCCGGCTGCGGCTGCTCAGCCTGATCCAGTCGGCACCGGAGGGCGAAGCGTGCGTGTGTGACCTCACCGCGCCGCTCGGCCTCTCCCAGCCGACGGTCAGCCACCACCTCCGCATCCTCACCGAAGCCGGCTTGCTGGAGCGGGAGAAGCGGGGCGTGTGGGCCTACTACCGGTTGGTGCCGACGGCGATCGCCACGATCGCCGACCTGCTGACCCCGCCGCGTAAGCGGGCCACCAAGAAGGCCCGCTGA
- the pyrE gene encoding orotate phosphoribosyltransferase, with translation MGDHDDLRKFITDLAVVHGRVVLSSGREADWYVDLRRVTLHHAAAPLVGRVMLDLTKDWNYDAVGGLTLGADPIAVSMLHAASAAARRLDAFVVRKAGKTHGLQRRIEGPEVSGRRVLAVEDTSTTGGSVLTAVEALQEAGAEVVGVAVIVDRGAGDAVRATGLPYRAAYTLADLGLVA, from the coding sequence ATGGGCGACCACGACGACCTGCGTAAATTCATCACTGACCTGGCCGTCGTACACGGCCGGGTGGTGCTGTCGTCCGGTCGTGAGGCGGACTGGTACGTCGATCTGCGGCGCGTGACCCTGCATCACGCGGCGGCACCTTTGGTCGGTCGAGTCATGCTGGACCTCACGAAGGACTGGAACTACGACGCGGTTGGCGGCCTGACGTTGGGTGCGGACCCGATCGCCGTGTCGATGTTGCACGCCGCTTCGGCGGCGGCGCGTCGACTCGACGCATTCGTGGTGCGCAAGGCCGGCAAGACGCACGGGTTGCAGCGCAGGATCGAGGGTCCGGAGGTGAGTGGTCGCCGGGTGTTGGCGGTGGAGGACACCTCTACCACGGGAGGCAGTGTGCTCACCGCGGTGGAGGCGTTACAAGAGGCCGGAGCCGAGGTCGTGGGCGTGGCGGTTATCGTTGATCGTGGGGCGGGCGACGCCGTACGAGCCACCGGATTGCCATACCGGGCAGCCTATACGTTGGCTGACCTCGGCCTTGTGGCCTAA
- a CDS encoding SDR family NAD(P)-dependent oxidoreductase: protein MVTGATAGIGAAFARRLAADGYDLLLVARDGERLAATAAELAARHGNRIEALSADLADDDGCGAVEERLSDASAPVDMLVNSAGISLNRSFLRSTVADESRLLRLNVHAVLRLTLAALPGMTERRHGAVINVSSVAGFGPVMPGSTYPASKAWVTNFSESVAQSVRPTGVRVMALCPGYTRTEFHDRAGINMSTTPDWLWLRADDVVRDALRDLDRDRLVSVPDWKYKVAVFGMRHTPGRLWRAVARDARGRTGRENL, encoded by the coding sequence CTGGTCACCGGCGCCACGGCCGGGATCGGCGCCGCGTTCGCCCGCCGGCTCGCCGCGGACGGCTACGACCTGTTGCTGGTGGCCCGGGACGGCGAGCGGCTGGCGGCCACCGCCGCGGAACTGGCCGCCCGGCACGGCAACCGGATCGAGGCGCTCTCCGCCGACCTGGCCGACGACGATGGGTGCGGTGCGGTCGAGGAACGGCTCTCCGACGCTTCGGCGCCGGTCGACATGCTCGTCAACAGCGCGGGAATCAGCCTGAACCGGTCCTTCCTGCGCTCGACGGTTGCCGACGAGTCCCGACTGCTCCGGCTGAACGTGCACGCGGTGCTCCGACTGACCCTCGCGGCCCTGCCCGGGATGACCGAGCGGCGCCACGGGGCAGTGATAAATGTCTCTTCCGTTGCCGGGTTCGGCCCGGTCATGCCCGGGTCGACGTACCCGGCGAGCAAGGCGTGGGTGACGAACTTCAGCGAGTCGGTGGCCCAGTCCGTCCGGCCGACGGGCGTACGCGTGATGGCGCTCTGCCCCGGCTACACCCGTACCGAGTTCCACGACCGGGCCGGGATCAACATGTCGACGACGCCGGACTGGTTGTGGCTGCGGGCCGACGACGTGGTCCGGGACGCCCTTCGTGACCTGGATCGGGACCGTCTGGTGAGCGTCCCGGACTGGAAGTACAAGGTGGCGGTCTTCGGCATGCGGCACACGCCGGGCCGGCTCTGGCGGGCGGTGGCCAGGGACGCCCGCGGGCGTACCGGTCGGGAAAACTTGTAA